From a single Canis aureus isolate CA01 chromosome 5, VMU_Caureus_v.1.0, whole genome shotgun sequence genomic region:
- the LOC144313247 gene encoding MAM and LDL-receptor class A domain-containing protein 1-like, which yields MITARNKGVHFYAINHFHSLCLFFFRFYDHGLSVGAAELQLHVEDSNDSTVLWRVLCNQGNQWSQATIQLGRLTQPFHLSLDKVSLGIYDGVSAIDDIRFENCTLSLPAESCEEPDFFCCRRSKACIEKLLLCDLVDDCGDHTDEVDCVPEFQCNFENGICNWEQDTEDDVDWTRKHGPTSTLNTGPMKAHTLGTAKGHYLYIESSEPQVFQNRATFLSPVLNATDAGGCTFRLYYHMFGKHIYRLAIYQRVWSNTRDSCCGRYLGIKATDG from the exons ATGATTACTGCAAGAAATAAAGGCGTCCATT TCTATGCAATAAATCATTTCCATTCcttgtgtttgttctttttcaggtttTATGACCATGGTCTGTCAGTGGGAGCAGCTGAGCTACAGCTACATGTGGAAGATTCCAACGACTCTACAGTACTCTGGAGAGTATTGTGTAACCAGGGCAACCAGTGGTCACAGGCCACTATTCAGCTTGGACGCCTTACTCAGCCCTTCCATTTGTCACTAGATAAAGTCAGTCTTGGCATTTATGATGGAGTCTCAGCTATTGATGACATCAGATTTGAAAATTGTACCCTTTCTCTTCCTGCAGAGAGCTGTGAAGAGCCGGACTTTTTCTGCTGTCGACGCAGCAAGGCTTGCATAGAAAAACTTCTGTTATGTGATTTGGTAGATGATTGTGGTGATCATACTGATGAGGTTGACTGTG TACCTGAGTTCCAATGTAACTTTGAAAATGGAATCTGTAACTGGGAACAAGATACAGAAGACGACGTTGATTGGACCAGGAAGCACGGTCCAACTTCAACACTTAATACAGGGCCAATGAAGGCTCATACCTTGGGCACAGCTAAAGGACACTATCTCTACATAGAATCTTCGGAGCCACAGGTTTTCCAAAACAGAGCTACTTTCCTCAGCCCTGTCCTCAATGCCACCGATGCAGGGGGCTGCACCTTCCGCTTATATTACCACATGTTTGGAAAGCATATTTATAGGCTGGCCATCTACCAGAGAGTTTGGAGTAACACAAGAGACAGCTGCTGTGGCAGATATTTGGGAATCAAGGCAACAGATGGATGA